A genomic segment from Oncorhynchus keta strain PuntledgeMale-10-30-2019 chromosome 9, Oket_V2, whole genome shotgun sequence encodes:
- the mrps24 gene encoding LOW QUALITY PROTEIN: 28S ribosomal protein S24, mitochondrial (The sequence of the model RefSeq protein was modified relative to this genomic sequence to represent the inferred CDS: inserted 4 bases in 2 codons), translating into MLLGCCSRLCFHTFAPQNALARVGTSIYNNSATRALHVTAACCKNRAARIRVGKGDRPLTYEQALHPHHIGHRKXWLSQHTSNLQGGASNRTVXVRTFLNCLANEIVIKRRGNMLVVCTLMLQKFYFLIGYTETLLSHFYKCPVKMEGQTLEDKAVYKYL; encoded by the exons atgttACTTGGCTGTTGCTCCCGTCTTTGTTTTCACACCTTTGCCCCACAGAACGCGCTTGCCAGAGTCGGCACTTCGATATACAATAACTCTGCAACACGAGCACTTCATGTCACTGCAGCATGCTGCAAG AATCGTGCAGCTCGTATTCGGGTGGGGAAAGGAGACCGACCACTAACCTATGAGCAAGCACTCCACCCCCACCACATAGGACACCGCAA CTGGCTCTCACAGCACACTA GTAACCTACAGGGAGGAGCATCAAATCGTACTGT CGTACGAACTTTCCTTAACTGCCTGGCCAATGAGATTGTGATAAAGCGACGAGGCAACATGCTGGTGGTGTGTACCCTGATGCTACAGAAGTTCTACTTCCTGATTGGCTACACGGAGACACTGCTCTCCCACTTCTACAAGTGTCCTGTTAAGATGGAGGGACAGACCCTGGAGGATAAGGCTGTCTACAAGTACCTCTGA